A DNA window from Bacillus sp. SM2101 contains the following coding sequences:
- a CDS encoding cobalamin biosynthesis protein has translation MILSLGEDKLPVIKHVNTYAVVAITKHGVDLARKLASSFSNTDVYYMSKFAKGDEEQLNIQMFQGSVRLLLPSLFQAYQGIIMIISLGAVVRMIAPLLKDKKTDPGVVVIDDKGEHVISVLSGHLGGANELTKEVAAVLQATPVITTASDVQQTIPVDLFGKRFGWQWESAEKLTPVSASVVNEEQVAVVQESGEKNWWNYDKPIPNHISIYSDIAQALASNPAAALVITHRLLTTKEQAILKNGVLYRPKVVVLGMGCNRGTSYDEIEQVIDDTLVELQISKKSVKAIATIDLKKDEVGLLEVVEKNHWDFTYYTAEQLNNVSIEQPSNTVFKYTGAYGVSEPAAKLYSGAEELLLVKKKSGNVTISVAIIPH, from the coding sequence GTGATTTTGTCGTTAGGGGAAGACAAGCTTCCAGTTATTAAGCATGTGAATACATATGCTGTTGTTGCTATAACAAAGCATGGGGTTGATCTAGCTAGAAAGCTCGCTTCTTCATTCTCAAATACGGATGTTTACTATATGAGTAAATTTGCAAAAGGGGACGAGGAGCAGCTAAACATTCAAATGTTTCAAGGTAGCGTAAGGCTGCTTCTTCCCTCACTATTTCAAGCTTATCAAGGAATTATCATGATTATTTCATTAGGTGCTGTCGTGCGAATGATTGCCCCACTTTTGAAGGATAAAAAAACAGACCCCGGTGTTGTTGTCATCGATGATAAGGGTGAGCACGTGATCAGTGTGTTATCAGGTCATTTAGGTGGTGCAAATGAATTAACGAAAGAGGTAGCTGCTGTGCTTCAAGCTACACCAGTAATTACAACAGCTTCAGATGTTCAGCAAACAATTCCAGTTGACTTATTTGGAAAACGGTTTGGTTGGCAATGGGAATCAGCAGAAAAGCTCACACCTGTAAGTGCTTCTGTCGTAAATGAAGAACAAGTAGCAGTTGTGCAAGAATCAGGTGAAAAGAATTGGTGGAACTATGACAAGCCCATACCCAATCATATTTCTATTTATTCGGACATAGCTCAAGCCTTAGCGAGCAATCCAGCAGCAGCCCTTGTCATTACTCATCGGCTGCTCACAACTAAAGAGCAGGCAATTTTAAAAAATGGCGTATTGTATCGCCCTAAAGTTGTTGTCTTAGGGATGGGATGTAATCGAGGGACTAGCTATGATGAAATAGAGCAAGTCATAGATGATACATTAGTAGAATTACAGATTTCAAAAAAAAGTGTCAAAGCAATTGCCACAATTGATTTAAAAAAAGATGAAGTAGGCTTGTTGGAGGTTGTTGAAAAAAATCATTGGGATTTTACCTATTATACAGCTGAGCAGTTGAATAATGTATCAATAGAACAGCCATCAAATACAGTATTTAAATATACTGGCGCATACGGCGTTAGTGAACCTGCAGCGAAGCTGTATAGCGGAGCCGAGGAGCTACTATTAGTAAAGAAAAAATCAGGAAATGTGACGATATCAGTCGCAATTATTCCACATTGA
- the cobM gene encoding precorrin-4 C(11)-methyltransferase has product MKLYIVGAGPGASDLITVRGLRLLQEADVVLYADSLVSEELIKESKPTAEVLKTAGMHLEEMVDIMVSRLKQGKKVVRVHTGDPAVYGAIMEQISLLKSEGVEIEIVPGVSSVFAAAAELGAELTIPDLTQTVILTRAEGRTPVPDREKLQDLARHHCTIAFFLSATLTKKVINELLEAGWSKATPVAVVYKATWPDQKIVRSTLEHLDEDMKKNGIRKQAMILAGWALDEHIHEKDYRSKLYDKEFFHGFRPGVKS; this is encoded by the coding sequence ATGAAGCTATATATCGTTGGAGCAGGACCTGGTGCGAGTGATTTAATAACTGTCAGAGGCTTAAGGCTACTTCAAGAGGCAGATGTTGTTTTGTATGCTGATTCGCTAGTTAGTGAAGAGTTAATAAAGGAATCGAAGCCTACAGCAGAAGTGCTCAAAACAGCTGGTATGCATTTGGAAGAAATGGTAGATATCATGGTAAGCAGGTTGAAGCAAGGAAAAAAAGTAGTAAGGGTTCACACAGGAGATCCAGCCGTTTACGGAGCGATAATGGAACAAATTTCACTTTTAAAAAGTGAGGGAGTGGAAATAGAAATCGTTCCTGGTGTAAGCTCTGTTTTTGCAGCAGCTGCTGAATTAGGTGCCGAGTTGACAATACCGGATTTAACACAAACGGTTATTTTAACTAGGGCAGAAGGAAGGACACCTGTACCTGACCGTGAAAAATTACAAGATTTAGCTCGCCATCATTGCACGATTGCCTTCTTTTTAAGCGCAACATTAACTAAAAAGGTTATAAATGAACTACTAGAGGCTGGCTGGAGCAAAGCGACACCTGTTGCTGTAGTATACAAAGCAACATGGCCTGATCAAAAGATTGTTCGATCAACGCTGGAGCATCTTGATGAAGATATGAAAAAGAATGGTATAAGAAAACAAGCGATGATTTTAGCAGGCTGGGCGCTCGATGAGCATATACATGAAAAAGACTACCGATCAAAGCTATATGACAAAGAATTTTTCCACGGATTTCGCCCGGGGGTGAAATCGTGA
- the cobI gene encoding precorrin-2 C(20)-methyltransferase, which translates to MTGTLYGLGVGPGDPELITVKAFRTLQESPVIAYPKKRKGSKSYAHQIIDVYVNPNEKEMLGLVFPMTKDKSILEREWNLTAEKVWEKLQQGKDVAFVTEGDPLLYSTFIQMLNVMKKRYPEVKVHTVPGISSINGAASRLGIPLAEGDDHVAIIPARDDYEAMKKVIEENDCVIFIKVAKVIDLMINVLKELQLLDKASVVTKVTSNEEIIWNVEELEGVDLEYLTLMVVRK; encoded by the coding sequence ATGACTGGAACATTATACGGACTAGGAGTAGGGCCAGGTGACCCTGAGTTGATTACGGTAAAAGCTTTTCGTACTTTGCAGGAATCGCCAGTAATCGCTTATCCAAAGAAACGCAAAGGAAGTAAAAGCTATGCTCATCAAATTATCGATGTGTATGTGAATCCGAACGAAAAGGAAATGCTTGGGTTAGTGTTTCCTATGACAAAGGATAAGAGCATTTTAGAGCGTGAATGGAATTTAACAGCGGAAAAGGTATGGGAAAAGCTACAACAAGGAAAAGACGTCGCTTTTGTAACAGAAGGAGATCCGCTTTTATACAGTACTTTCATTCAAATGTTGAATGTGATGAAGAAACGATATCCAGAAGTAAAAGTTCATACGGTACCTGGTATCTCATCAATTAATGGTGCAGCTTCTAGGCTTGGTATTCCATTAGCTGAAGGAGATGATCATGTAGCAATCATCCCTGCTAGAGATGACTATGAAGCGATGAAAAAAGTGATTGAAGAAAATGATTGTGTCATATTTATTAAGGTTGCAAAAGTGATAGACCTTATGATCAACGTGTTAAAGGAATTGCAACTGTTAGATAAAGCTTCAGTGGTGACGAAGGTAACCTCAAATGAAGAAATTATTTGGAATGTAGAAGAACTCGAAGGTGTAGATCTTGAGTATTTAACGTTAATGGTGGTGAGAAAATGA
- the cbiE gene encoding precorrin-6y C5,15-methyltransferase (decarboxylating) subunit CbiE, which translates to MTRAIKMIGIGDEGKQSLLSTYEQWIYESEVLVGGERQLAFFPDYCGEKVVIKGRLRSLVERLESESRRIVVLASGDPLFYGIGSYLAKKLQLEIYPYVSSVQLAFARMGESWQDAYITSLHGRKMQGLAQKIDGKDKVAILTDETNTPSAIATYLLFYNMVEYRAFVAENLGGESERCGWYDLHELHNIVDNVFSPLNIVILKKVAESPAWSLGINDKEFAQRKPEKGLITKKEIRTLSVSALQLKLDSVVWDIGTCTGSVAIEAARIAREGQVFALEKNEADIENCLLNIRKFRTDITVVNAKAPDGLDSFPDPDAVFIGGTAGGMRNILQICCNKLREDGRIVLNAVTIENLSEANALFNEYGFHTEIILAQVSRSKPILNLTRFDALNPIYIITATKKKGA; encoded by the coding sequence ATGACGAGAGCGATTAAGATGATTGGTATAGGGGATGAAGGGAAACAAAGTCTCCTTTCTACATATGAACAATGGATTTATGAAAGTGAAGTGCTTGTTGGCGGAGAAAGGCAGCTCGCATTTTTTCCTGATTACTGTGGAGAAAAGGTAGTGATTAAGGGAAGGTTACGTTCACTTGTTGAACGCCTTGAAAGTGAATCGAGACGTATCGTTGTACTCGCCTCGGGTGATCCGTTATTTTATGGTATCGGCAGTTATTTGGCAAAGAAACTTCAGCTAGAAATTTATCCATATGTTAGTTCAGTGCAGCTTGCATTTGCGAGAATGGGTGAGAGCTGGCAGGATGCATATATAACAAGCTTACATGGAAGAAAGATGCAAGGTCTAGCACAAAAAATAGACGGCAAAGACAAAGTAGCTATTTTGACAGATGAAACAAATACGCCTTCAGCCATAGCTACGTACCTACTTTTTTACAACATGGTAGAGTATCGTGCTTTTGTAGCTGAAAACCTTGGTGGAGAGTCGGAAAGGTGTGGCTGGTATGATCTTCATGAGCTCCATAACATCGTGGACAATGTTTTTTCACCTCTTAATATTGTCATTCTGAAAAAGGTGGCAGAAAGCCCCGCTTGGAGCTTAGGAATTAATGATAAAGAGTTTGCCCAACGAAAGCCCGAAAAAGGGTTAATTACGAAAAAGGAAATCAGAACGCTAAGTGTAAGTGCACTACAGCTTAAACTGGATAGTGTCGTTTGGGATATTGGGACTTGTACTGGGTCAGTTGCTATCGAAGCTGCGAGAATTGCTCGAGAAGGGCAAGTGTTTGCGCTTGAGAAAAATGAAGCTGATATTGAAAATTGTTTGTTGAATATACGTAAATTCCGTACAGATATAACAGTAGTAAACGCAAAAGCACCTGATGGCCTCGATTCTTTCCCTGATCCCGACGCTGTTTTTATTGGAGGGACAGCTGGTGGCATGCGTAACATACTACAAATTTGTTGTAATAAATTACGAGAAGATGGAAGAATTGTGCTTAATGCTGTGACAATTGAGAACTTATCAGAAGCAAATGCCTTGTTTAACGAATATGGCTTTCATACTGAAATTATTTTGGCACAAGTCTCAAGGAGCAAGCCGATTTTGAACTTAACAAGATTCGACGCATTAAATCCAATATATATAATTACGGCTACAAAGAAGAAAGGGGCTTAA
- a CDS encoding cobalt-precorrin-5B (C(1))-methyltransferase → MKDQKQSTEKKLRQGYTTGSCATAATKAALTALITKEEQTDATIYLPVGKFVTFQMEHCDFHENGVTVGVIKDAGDDPDATHGALIQATVSWKNTAGIELDGGAGVGRATKPGLPIEVGEAAINPVPRKMIRSTAEEVLTQFHIHQGIKVVISVPDGVEIAKKTLNGRLGILGGISILGTRGIVVPFSTAAYKASIVQAIKVARASDCEHVAITTGGRSEKYAMQQLPNLSDEAFIEMGDFVGFTLKQCKRLGIKKVSMVGMMGKFSKVAQGVMMVHSKSAPVDFGFLAQVASEVGVKGELIEEIEHANTASQVGDMMVANGFHSFFEVLCNYCCQQALQEMSGGVDVDTTLYTLKGDLLGRAECYDESD, encoded by the coding sequence ATGAAAGACCAGAAACAGTCTACGGAAAAAAAATTACGACAAGGTTATACGACTGGATCGTGTGCTACAGCAGCTACGAAAGCAGCACTCACAGCATTAATTACGAAGGAAGAGCAAACCGATGCAACGATTTATCTTCCGGTCGGAAAGTTTGTTACCTTCCAAATGGAGCATTGTGATTTTCATGAGAACGGCGTAACTGTAGGTGTGATTAAGGATGCTGGTGATGATCCAGATGCAACTCATGGTGCCTTAATACAAGCAACAGTAAGCTGGAAAAATACTGCTGGCATTGAGTTGGACGGTGGAGCAGGCGTTGGTAGAGCAACAAAACCAGGGTTACCTATCGAAGTTGGAGAAGCCGCAATTAACCCTGTTCCAAGAAAAATGATCCGATCCACTGCTGAAGAAGTGTTAACCCAATTTCACATTCACCAAGGAATAAAGGTCGTTATATCAGTACCTGATGGTGTTGAAATAGCCAAAAAAACACTTAATGGAAGACTTGGAATTTTAGGTGGTATCTCTATTTTAGGTACAAGAGGGATCGTTGTACCGTTTTCTACTGCTGCTTATAAAGCGAGTATCGTACAAGCGATAAAAGTAGCTCGTGCAAGCGATTGTGAGCATGTTGCAATTACAACAGGCGGGCGTAGTGAAAAATATGCGATGCAACAGCTTCCTAATTTATCAGATGAGGCTTTTATTGAAATGGGTGATTTTGTCGGTTTTACCCTTAAGCAGTGTAAACGTCTGGGGATTAAGAAGGTCTCTATGGTTGGCATGATGGGAAAATTCTCAAAAGTCGCCCAAGGAGTGATGATGGTTCATTCGAAAAGTGCACCTGTCGATTTTGGCTTTTTAGCACAAGTTGCATCCGAGGTGGGTGTGAAAGGGGAATTAATTGAAGAAATTGAACATGCAAACACCGCTTCACAAGTTGGGGATATGATGGTCGCGAATGGGTTTCATAGTTTTTTCGAAGTTCTTTGTAATTATTGTTGTCAGCAAGCTCTTCAAGAAATGTCCGGTGGAGTAGATGTCGATACAACTTTGTATACATTAAAGGGTGATCTGTTAGGAAGGGCGGAATGCTATGACGAGAGCGATTAA
- a CDS encoding precorrin-8X methylmutase encodes MDFRTEFKPETVQPQQIEGRSFEMIDEEVGEHPFSEEQYPVVQRVIHASADFELGKSLVFHKDAIGAGIQAIRSGKKIVADVQMVQVGISKPRVEKYGCDINVYISDADVMEEAKRLNTTRAIISMRKAIKEADGGIYAIGNAPTALLELIRLIKEGEAKPGLIIGLPVGFVSAAESKEELAKLDVPFITNIGRKGGSTVTVAALNAISILADRG; translated from the coding sequence ATGGATTTTCGCACTGAATTTAAACCGGAAACTGTTCAGCCACAGCAAATCGAAGGAAGAAGCTTTGAAATGATCGATGAGGAGGTAGGGGAGCACCCGTTTTCCGAAGAGCAATACCCTGTCGTTCAACGTGTCATTCATGCTTCGGCTGACTTTGAACTAGGGAAAAGTCTTGTGTTTCATAAAGATGCTATTGGAGCAGGTATTCAAGCCATTCGGAGCGGTAAGAAAATTGTTGCTGATGTACAAATGGTACAAGTGGGTATTAGCAAGCCGCGGGTAGAAAAATATGGCTGCGATATTAACGTATATATATCAGATGCTGACGTGATGGAAGAAGCAAAAAGGCTTAACACAACACGGGCAATTATTTCTATGCGCAAAGCAATTAAAGAAGCTGACGGAGGCATTTATGCCATTGGAAATGCGCCAACAGCGCTATTAGAGCTTATTCGCCTAATAAAAGAAGGCGAGGCGAAACCGGGGTTAATTATCGGTTTACCAGTAGGCTTTGTTTCAGCTGCTGAATCAAAGGAGGAGCTGGCTAAGTTGGATGTTCCATTTATTACGAACATAGGTCGGAAAGGTGGAAGTACCGTAACAGTTGCAGCTTTAAACGCAATTTCAATTCTTGCTGATAGAGGATAA
- the cobK gene encoding precorrin-6A reductase, whose translation MILCLAGTSDARELAISMKNDGYSLLTTVVTDSAAIELRKAGLPIKVGRLTAEEMVEVIQQQNIETIVDASHPFAEEASRNAIQAARAADIPYIRYERQREHIIKREKVITVESYEQAAEVAASKGGVIMLTTGSKTLQVFSQKLLNLPNTRLIARMLPRKDNMEKCEQLGIPQKNIVAIQGPFTKEFDIALYKQYGVTLMITKESGKVGSVDEKLAAAAELDIETIVIKRPSIEYGLTFSSFDEVLRQLKEMEVQNI comes from the coding sequence ATGATTTTATGTTTAGCCGGTACTAGTGACGCAAGAGAACTTGCGATATCTATGAAGAATGACGGATACTCCCTGCTTACAACGGTTGTCACAGATAGTGCAGCGATAGAGCTAAGAAAAGCTGGACTTCCTATAAAGGTCGGGAGGTTAACTGCAGAAGAGATGGTAGAAGTTATTCAACAACAAAACATTGAAACGATTGTGGATGCTAGTCATCCATTTGCAGAGGAAGCATCTAGAAATGCTATACAAGCAGCTAGAGCTGCGGATATCCCGTATATAAGGTATGAGAGGCAGCGAGAGCATATTATTAAGCGAGAAAAAGTCATCACAGTCGAGAGCTATGAACAAGCAGCTGAGGTTGCTGCTAGCAAGGGTGGCGTGATTATGCTCACGACGGGGAGTAAAACATTACAAGTTTTTTCTCAAAAGCTATTAAATTTACCAAACACTCGCTTGATTGCTAGAATGCTACCGCGCAAAGATAATATGGAAAAGTGTGAGCAGCTTGGTATTCCTCAGAAGAATATTGTCGCCATTCAAGGTCCGTTCACGAAAGAGTTTGATATAGCGCTTTACAAACAATACGGTGTTACATTGATGATTACGAAAGAGAGTGGGAAGGTTGGGTCTGTTGATGAAAAGCTAGCTGCAGCTGCTGAGCTAGATATAGAAACAATCGTGATCAAACGACCAAGTATTGAGTACGGCCTTACTTTTTCATCTTTTGATGAAGTATTAAGGCAACTAAAAGAAATGGAAGTGCAGAACATATAA
- a CDS encoding sirohydrochlorin chelatase: MKAVLFVGHGSRDPEGNEQVLKFIENMKPSIDDSLLVEACFLEFELPNILQGLEACVNKGASHIVVIPIMLLPAGHSKIHIPAAIDEAKEKYPHIAFTYGRPIGVHDLALDICTNRLVEAGEKIDDPKEHTAVILLGRGGSDPDANSDLYKITRLLWERLKYKIIEPAFMGVTDPLIRESIERCIKLGAKRVVVVPYFLFTGILIKRLERLMADFQTEFPSVEFVLAEYFGFHPKLELILHDRIAEALKDEVKMNCDTCLYRLEAMEHIDHHHHHDHDHDHGHHHHHHHDVKTEHVK; this comes from the coding sequence ATGAAGGCAGTGTTATTTGTTGGTCATGGAAGTAGAGATCCAGAAGGAAATGAACAAGTATTAAAGTTTATAGAAAATATGAAACCTAGTATAGATGATAGTTTATTAGTAGAAGCGTGTTTTCTAGAGTTTGAGTTACCAAATATACTTCAAGGGCTGGAAGCTTGTGTGAACAAAGGGGCATCGCATATTGTTGTCATTCCAATTATGCTACTTCCAGCAGGCCATTCAAAGATTCATATCCCTGCAGCAATTGATGAGGCAAAAGAGAAGTACCCTCATATTGCTTTTACTTACGGTAGGCCGATAGGAGTTCATGATTTAGCACTAGACATCTGTACTAATAGACTAGTAGAGGCTGGAGAGAAGATAGATGATCCTAAAGAGCATACAGCAGTAATTTTGTTAGGTCGAGGAGGAAGCGACCCTGATGCGAATAGTGATTTGTATAAAATTACAAGACTACTGTGGGAACGACTAAAATATAAGATTATAGAACCTGCTTTTATGGGCGTCACTGATCCTCTTATTCGTGAAAGTATTGAACGATGTATAAAGCTAGGAGCCAAAAGAGTTGTTGTCGTACCATACTTTTTATTTACAGGTATATTAATTAAACGTCTTGAGCGGTTGATGGCAGATTTTCAAACAGAATTCCCATCAGTAGAATTTGTGTTAGCAGAATATTTTGGGTTTCATCCAAAACTTGAATTGATTTTGCATGACCGCATAGCTGAAGCGTTAAAAGATGAAGTTAAGATGAATTGCGATACGTGTCTGTATCGTTTAGAGGCGATGGAACATATTGATCATCACCACCATCACGATCATGATCATGATCACGGTCACCACCATCATCACCATCATGACGTGAAAACGGAGCATGTTAAATGA
- the cobJ gene encoding precorrin-3B C(17)-methyltransferase yields the protein MSLKGKLLIVGFGPGSEEHITNRAKEAIAESDCIIGYKTYVDLISDLITDQEIVSTGMSEEVSRAQAAVKLAEEGKYVAVISSGDAGVYGMAGLVYEVLIEKGWSELDGVEVEVVPGISAINSCASLLGAPVMHDACTISLSDHLTPWELIERRIEAAGQADFVIALYNPKSGKRTRQIVEAQQILLKYRSQDTPVGLVKSAYRDRQHVVMTTLRDMLDHDIGMLTTVIIGNSTTFMYDNKMITPRGYQRKYTLQTQEQKLKPHERLKRENEPWALHGGKEESPSALDMANKAIAMVDQDKGVTKERSTYVGTNIESIFEVAVSPGVVNKKFTPQQMLVLADVVGDKGKMEYTINHQILLHIPTSSPETVTNKLTDVGFLLAPVGDVATMKACDFCDGEKFDSIPQAEEIQALIGGIDVPKELHIGFNGCAMACYGAVNDDIGIVFRKGKFDLFLGAKTVGRTAHAGQLVAEGIEPERLVPLIQNIVGEYKEKGHPNERFHKYYKRVKEIQGYQFKDVSPDLSIEPVPCAD from the coding sequence ATTAGCTTGAAGGGAAAATTGCTCATTGTCGGTTTCGGGCCAGGTAGTGAAGAACATATAACTAACAGGGCCAAGGAAGCCATCGCTGAAAGTGATTGTATTATTGGTTATAAAACATATGTAGATCTCATTTCAGATCTTATAACAGATCAAGAAATAGTAAGCACAGGCATGTCAGAAGAAGTAAGCCGTGCACAAGCAGCGGTTAAGTTAGCAGAAGAAGGAAAATATGTGGCTGTAATTTCAAGCGGAGATGCTGGAGTATATGGCATGGCTGGCTTAGTATACGAGGTGTTAATTGAAAAAGGATGGTCAGAACTTGATGGAGTTGAGGTAGAGGTTGTTCCAGGGATTTCTGCAATTAATTCATGCGCGTCGTTGCTAGGTGCTCCTGTTATGCATGATGCTTGTACGATTAGCTTAAGTGATCATTTGACTCCTTGGGAGCTTATCGAAAGAAGAATTGAAGCAGCCGGTCAGGCTGATTTCGTCATCGCTCTTTACAACCCAAAGAGTGGGAAGCGAACGAGACAAATTGTTGAAGCGCAACAAATTCTATTAAAATACCGTTCTCAAGACACACCAGTTGGTTTAGTAAAAAGTGCATACAGAGATCGACAGCATGTCGTTATGACGACCTTACGGGATATGCTTGATCACGATATTGGTATGTTAACAACTGTGATTATTGGGAATTCCACTACGTTTATGTATGATAACAAAATGATTACGCCAAGAGGTTACCAAAGAAAATACACATTGCAAACACAAGAGCAGAAGTTGAAACCACATGAACGACTAAAAAGAGAGAACGAACCTTGGGCATTGCACGGAGGTAAAGAAGAGTCTCCTTCAGCTTTAGATATGGCAAATAAGGCAATTGCTATGGTTGATCAAGACAAAGGGGTAACGAAAGAGAGGTCAACATATGTAGGAACAAATATTGAGTCAATTTTTGAAGTAGCTGTCAGTCCAGGTGTCGTTAACAAAAAGTTTACGCCGCAGCAAATGCTTGTTCTTGCAGATGTTGTTGGTGATAAAGGAAAGATGGAGTATACAATCAATCACCAGATTTTACTTCATATTCCTACTTCAAGCCCTGAAACAGTCACAAATAAACTAACGGATGTTGGTTTTTTACTTGCACCGGTTGGTGATGTAGCGACTATGAAGGCATGTGATTTTTGTGATGGAGAGAAATTTGATTCCATACCGCAGGCTGAGGAAATACAAGCATTAATTGGTGGTATTGATGTTCCAAAGGAGCTTCATATCGGTTTTAACGGCTGTGCGATGGCTTGCTATGGTGCAGTGAATGATGATATTGGCATCGTATTTCGCAAAGGCAAATTCGATCTCTTTCTCGGGGCGAAAACCGTTGGTAGAACTGCTCATGCTGGACAACTAGTCGCAGAAGGGATTGAACCTGAACGTCTGGTTCCATTAATACAAAATATCGTAGGAGAGTATAAGGAGAAGGGGCATCCGAACGAGCGTTTTCATAAATATTATAAACGTGTAAAGGAAATACAGGGTTACCAGTTTAAAGATGTGTCACCAGATCTATCAATTGAACCGGTACCGTGTGCTGATTAA